The Mammaliicoccus sciuri genome window below encodes:
- the ilvC gene encoding ketol-acid reductoisomerase, which produces MTKVFYDNTVTEDALQGKKIAVVGYGSQGHAHAQNLKDNGYDVVIGIRPGKSFDQAKEDGFEVYPVDEAVKQSDVVMILLPDEIQGQVYKEEIEPNLDEGNALVFAHGFNIHFKVIQPPANVDVFLVAPKGPGHLVRRTFTEGSAVPALYAVYQDATGKATQLALSYAKGIGATRAGVIGTSFEEETETDLFGEQAVLCGGVTKLIQSGFETLVEAGYQPEIAYFEVLHEMKLIVDLIYEGGMENMRYSISNTAEFGDYVSGERVITPDVKENMKEVLKDIQTGAFSDRFIKDNENGFEEFLRMRKEQQGHQIESVGRELRDMMPFVKAKSIQTK; this is translated from the coding sequence ATGACTAAAGTATTTTATGACAACACGGTAACAGAGGACGCATTACAAGGTAAGAAAATCGCAGTAGTTGGATATGGTTCACAAGGACATGCACATGCACAGAACTTAAAAGATAACGGTTATGATGTTGTAATTGGTATTCGTCCAGGTAAATCATTTGATCAAGCTAAAGAAGATGGTTTTGAAGTATATCCAGTAGATGAAGCTGTAAAACAATCTGACGTTGTAATGATTCTATTACCAGATGAAATTCAAGGACAAGTTTATAAAGAAGAAATTGAACCTAACTTAGATGAAGGAAATGCTTTAGTATTTGCTCATGGATTTAATATTCATTTTAAAGTTATTCAACCACCAGCAAACGTAGATGTATTCTTAGTTGCACCAAAAGGACCAGGTCACCTAGTTAGACGTACATTTACTGAAGGAAGTGCTGTACCTGCACTATACGCTGTATATCAAGATGCTACAGGCAAAGCAACTCAATTAGCATTAAGCTATGCAAAAGGTATCGGTGCTACTAGAGCTGGTGTTATCGGTACAAGCTTTGAAGAAGAAACTGAAACTGATTTATTCGGTGAACAAGCAGTACTTTGTGGTGGTGTAACGAAACTTATCCAATCTGGTTTCGAAACATTAGTTGAAGCTGGCTACCAACCAGAAATTGCTTACTTCGAAGTATTACATGAAATGAAATTAATCGTTGATTTAATTTATGAAGGCGGAATGGAAAACATGCGTTATTCTATTTCAAACACTGCAGAATTTGGTGATTATGTATCTGGTGAACGTGTTATCACACCTGATGTTAAAGAAAATATGAAAGAAGTACTTAAAGATATTCAAACTGGAGCTTTCAGTGATCGCTTCATTAAAGATAACGAAAATGGCTTCGAAGAATTCCTAAGAATGCGTAAAGAGCAACAAGGACATCAAATCGAATCAGTAGGTAGAGAATTACGTGACATGATGCCATTCGTTAAAGCTAAAAGTATTCAAACTAAATAA
- the ilvD gene encoding dihydroxy-acid dehydratase yields the protein MRSDMIKKGDHQAPARSLLHATGQIKSPTDMNKPFIAICNSYIDIVPGHVHLRELADIAKEAIREAGGIPFEFNTIGVDDGIAMGHIGMRYSLPSREVIADAAETVINAHWFDGVFYMPNCDKITPGMLLASVRTNVPAIFCSGGPMKAGLSATGKALTLSSMFEAVGSFKGGSMTKEEFLDMEKNACPTCGSCAGMFTANSMNCLMEVLGLALPYNGTAIAVGEERRELIREAAFKLMDLVKKDIKPKDIITKDAIDDAFALDMAMGGSTNTVLHTLALANEAGIDYDLNRVNEIAKRTPYLSKIAPSSSYSMHDVHEAGGVPAIIGELLKLDNVLHPDRITVTGKTLRENNEHREIKNTEVIHTRDNPFSETGGLSMLFGNIAPDGAAIKVGGVDPSIKKFVGKAICFSSHDEAVEAIDNHTVREGHVVVIRYEGPKGGPGMPEMLAPTSSIVGRGLGKDVALITDGRFSGATRGIAVGHISPEAAAGGPIGLIQDGDEIIIDLTNRTLDVNVSEAELHARKQNIEPFKAKVKTGYLARYTALVTSANTGGILKVPDELI from the coding sequence ATGAGAAGTGACATGATCAAAAAAGGTGATCACCAAGCACCTGCAAGAAGCCTATTACATGCAACAGGGCAAATCAAGAGCCCGACGGATATGAATAAACCATTTATTGCGATTTGCAATTCTTACATTGATATTGTCCCAGGACATGTTCATTTAAGGGAATTGGCGGATATCGCAAAAGAAGCGATTAGAGAAGCAGGTGGTATTCCATTTGAATTCAATACAATCGGTGTTGACGATGGTATAGCAATGGGTCACATCGGGATGCGCTACTCATTACCAAGTAGAGAAGTTATTGCTGACGCAGCTGAAACTGTTATTAACGCACACTGGTTTGACGGCGTATTCTACATGCCAAACTGTGACAAGATTACACCTGGTATGTTACTAGCATCTGTTAGAACAAACGTACCCGCTATCTTCTGTTCTGGTGGCCCAATGAAAGCTGGTTTATCTGCAACTGGTAAAGCATTAACTTTATCTTCGATGTTTGAAGCTGTTGGATCATTCAAAGGTGGTTCAATGACGAAAGAAGAATTCTTAGATATGGAAAAGAACGCATGCCCTACTTGTGGTTCATGTGCAGGTATGTTTACAGCAAATTCAATGAACTGCTTAATGGAAGTATTAGGATTAGCATTACCTTATAACGGAACAGCTATTGCTGTAGGAGAAGAAAGAAGAGAATTAATTAGAGAAGCAGCCTTTAAACTAATGGACTTAGTTAAAAAAGACATTAAACCTAAAGACATCATTACTAAAGATGCAATTGATGACGCATTTGCTTTAGATATGGCAATGGGTGGTTCTACAAATACAGTCCTTCATACTTTAGCTTTAGCAAATGAAGCTGGTATCGATTATGACTTAAATAGAGTAAATGAAATAGCTAAACGTACACCTTACCTATCTAAAATTGCACCAAGTTCTTCATACTCAATGCATGATGTACATGAAGCAGGCGGTGTACCAGCTATCATCGGTGAATTACTCAAACTCGATAATGTTTTACATCCTGACCGTATTACAGTCACAGGCAAAACATTAAGAGAAAATAACGAACATCGTGAAATTAAAAATACAGAAGTCATCCATACAAGAGATAATCCATTCTCTGAAACTGGTGGCTTATCAATGTTATTTGGAAATATCGCGCCAGATGGTGCTGCTATTAAAGTTGGTGGTGTTGATCCATCAATCAAGAAATTTGTCGGTAAAGCGATTTGCTTTAGTTCACATGATGAAGCGGTTGAAGCAATTGATAACCACACTGTTAGAGAGGGTCACGTTGTTGTCATTCGTTATGAAGGCCCTAAAGGTGGACCTGGAATGCCAGAAATGTTAGCACCTACTTCTTCTATCGTCGGTAGAGGTTTAGGTAAAGATGTTGCATTAATTACAGATGGTCGATTCTCAGGTGCAACAAGAGGTATCGCTGTCGGCCATATTTCACCAGAAGCTGCCGCGGGTGGACCTATCGGACTCATCCAAGACGGTGATGAAATTATCATCGATTTAACGAATCGTACATTAGATGTAAATGTTTCTGAAGCAGAATTACATGCTAGAAAACAAAACATTGAACCATTTAAAGCTAAAGTTAAGACTGGTTATCTTGCAAGATACACTGCCCTTGTAACAAGTGCAAATACAGGAGGCATCTTGAAAGTACCGGACGAACTAATTTAA
- the leuD gene encoding 3-isopropylmalate dehydratase small subunit — MEPINTFNGKTVPLLNDNIDTDRIIPKAFLKRISKTGFGPFLFDEWRYLEDGSDNPDFNLNKPEYKGASILISGDNFGCGSSREHAAWALKDFGFLIIIAGSFSDIFYMNCTKNGMLPIVIENKEDREAIAQHSEITIDLPNQLIITPEAKYHFDIDATWKNKLVNGLDDIAITLTYEEQINQYEKLHN, encoded by the coding sequence ATGGAACCAATTAATACTTTTAATGGTAAAACAGTTCCCCTACTCAATGATAATATTGATACGGATCGAATCATTCCAAAAGCTTTTTTGAAAAGAATTTCTAAAACTGGTTTTGGCCCCTTCTTATTTGACGAATGGCGTTATTTAGAAGATGGATCTGATAATCCAGATTTCAACTTAAATAAACCAGAATACAAAGGTGCAAGTATACTCATTTCAGGTGATAATTTTGGTTGTGGCTCATCAAGAGAACACGCAGCTTGGGCATTAAAAGACTTTGGATTCTTAATCATCATAGCAGGTAGTTTTAGTGATATATTTTATATGAACTGTACTAAAAATGGTATGTTACCTATTGTAATTGAAAATAAAGAAGACAGAGAAGCAATAGCGCAACATAGTGAAATAACGATTGATTTACCTAACCAACTTATTATTACACCTGAAGCAAAATATCATTTTGATATAGATGCTACATGGAAGAATAAATTGGTTAACGGTTTAGATGATATTGCTATTACATTAACTTATGAAGAACAGATCAACCAATATGAAAAACTGCACAACTAA
- the leuC gene encoding 3-isopropylmalate dehydratase large subunit: protein MSQTLFDKVWNRHIIAGKEGEPQLLYIDLHLIHEVTSPQAFEGLRLQNRKVRRPDRTFGTLDHNVPTVDIFNIRDEIANKQISALQKNCEAFGVKLFDMGSDEQGIVHMVGPETGLTQPGKTIVCGDSHTATHGAFGAIAFGIGTSEVEHVFATQTLWQTKPKNLKIQVDGTLPTGVYAKDIILYLINQHGVDFGTGYALEFAGEAISNMTMDERMTICNMAIEAGAKYGMMKPDETTFEYVRGRKYQPENFEAAIEDWKTLYSDEDATYDKVITVDVSDLEPQVTWGTSPEMGVSFNTPFPEIKDLNDERAYNYMGLQPGQTAKDIPLGYVFLGSCTNARLSDLIEASKIVDGHKVHQDITAIVVPGSRSVKLQAEALGLDKIFKESGFDWREPGCSMCLGMNPDQVPNGVHCASTSNRNFEGRQGKGARTHLVSPAMAAAAAINGRFVDTRKVVI from the coding sequence ATGTCTCAAACATTATTTGATAAAGTATGGAATCGACATATAATAGCTGGTAAAGAAGGTGAACCCCAATTATTATACATCGACTTACACCTTATTCATGAAGTTACATCTCCTCAAGCATTCGAAGGCTTAAGATTACAAAATAGGAAAGTAAGACGTCCCGATCGAACGTTTGGAACATTGGATCATAATGTACCTACAGTTGATATATTCAATATTAGAGATGAAATTGCTAATAAACAAATTAGTGCTTTGCAAAAAAACTGTGAAGCATTTGGTGTAAAGTTATTTGATATGGGTTCAGATGAACAAGGTATCGTGCATATGGTTGGCCCAGAAACAGGTTTAACACAACCAGGTAAAACTATCGTATGTGGAGATTCACATACTGCAACGCATGGTGCATTTGGAGCTATTGCATTTGGTATAGGTACAAGTGAAGTAGAACATGTTTTTGCAACTCAAACACTATGGCAAACTAAACCAAAGAACTTGAAAATTCAAGTTGATGGTACATTGCCAACTGGTGTTTATGCTAAAGATATTATCCTATACTTAATCAATCAACACGGAGTTGATTTTGGTACTGGTTACGCTTTAGAATTCGCTGGTGAAGCTATTTCTAATATGACAATGGATGAGCGAATGACAATTTGTAATATGGCAATCGAAGCTGGTGCTAAATATGGCATGATGAAGCCAGATGAAACAACTTTTGAATATGTAAGAGGACGTAAATATCAACCAGAGAACTTTGAAGCAGCTATTGAAGATTGGAAGACTTTGTATTCAGATGAAGATGCTACTTACGATAAAGTAATTACTGTAGACGTAAGTGATCTTGAACCACAAGTCACTTGGGGTACAAGTCCTGAAATGGGTGTTAGTTTTAATACACCATTCCCAGAAATTAAGGATTTAAATGATGAAAGAGCCTATAATTACATGGGCCTTCAACCAGGTCAAACTGCTAAAGATATTCCTCTAGGTTATGTTTTCCTTGGTTCTTGTACAAATGCAAGACTTTCAGATCTTATTGAAGCAAGTAAAATTGTAGATGGTCATAAAGTCCATCAAGATATTACAGCAATAGTCGTTCCTGGATCTAGAAGTGTTAAACTTCAAGCAGAAGCGCTTGGTCTAGATAAAATTTTCAAAGAATCAGGATTTGATTGGCGTGAACCTGGATGTTCAATGTGTCTAGGAATGAACCCTGACCAAGTTCCTAACGGTGTTCACTGTGCTTCAACAAGTAACCGTAACTTTGAAGGTCGTCAAGGTAAAGGCGCAAGAACGCATCTTGTATCTCCTGCAATGGCAGCAGCAGCAGCTATTAACGGAAGATTTGTAGATACTAGAAAGGTGGTCATTTAA
- the leuB gene encoding 3-isopropylmalate dehydrogenase: protein MTYKITALPGDGIGPEILEGSIEILELLSKKFNFDYEIDTKDFGGIAIDKHGEPLPPETLNACQNSDAILLGAVGGPKWTDPKNRPEHGLLGIRKALKLFANIRPTIVTESTAHLSPLKEELVKGTDFIIVRELTGGLYFGEPKYFDDEKAIDTLAYTKEEITRIAHVAFQLATKRNKIVTSVDKENVLSSSKLWRQTLEQVSKEYPDVTLNHLLVDACSMHLITNPKQFDVIVTENLFGDILSDEASVIPGSLGLSPSASFGENGPSLYEPIHGSAPDIAGQNKANPSGMLLSLAMCIRESLHQPECAQYLEDIVFSTIKKGIATKDLGGNNSTSEVFEAIKNNI, encoded by the coding sequence ATGACATACAAAATCACTGCCCTACCCGGTGATGGAATCGGTCCAGAAATTTTAGAAGGTAGTATTGAAATACTAGAATTATTATCAAAGAAATTTAATTTTGATTATGAAATAGACACTAAAGATTTTGGAGGTATCGCCATCGATAAACATGGCGAGCCTTTACCTCCAGAAACTTTAAATGCTTGTCAAAATAGTGATGCAATATTATTAGGAGCCGTTGGTGGTCCTAAATGGACTGATCCAAAAAATAGACCAGAACACGGACTATTAGGTATAAGAAAAGCATTGAAATTATTTGCTAACATTAGACCAACAATTGTTACTGAATCAACTGCACATTTATCACCATTAAAAGAAGAACTCGTCAAAGGTACTGATTTTATTATTGTACGTGAATTAACAGGTGGCTTGTATTTTGGAGAACCAAAATATTTTGATGATGAAAAAGCAATTGACACACTTGCATATACTAAAGAAGAAATTACAAGAATCGCACACGTTGCATTTCAGCTAGCTACTAAACGAAATAAAATCGTTACATCAGTAGATAAAGAAAATGTACTAAGCTCTTCAAAACTTTGGAGACAAACATTAGAACAAGTTTCTAAAGAATATCCAGATGTCACACTTAATCATCTCTTAGTAGACGCATGTAGCATGCATTTAATTACAAATCCTAAACAGTTTGATGTTATTGTAACTGAAAATTTATTTGGAGATATTCTAAGTGATGAAGCTTCAGTTATTCCAGGATCACTTGGCCTTTCACCTTCTGCAAGTTTTGGTGAGAATGGACCAAGTTTATACGAACCAATACATGGTTCTGCACCTGATATAGCTGGTCAAAATAAAGCAAACCCAAGTGGTATGTTACTATCATTAGCAATGTGTATTAGAGAAAGTTTACATCAACCTGAATGCGCTCAGTATTTAGAAGATATCGTATTTAGCACAATCAAGAAAGGTATTGCAACTAAAGATTTAGGTGGAAATAACAGTACATCTGAAGTCTTCGAAGCAATCAAAAATAATATTTAG
- the ilvB gene encoding biosynthetic-type acetolactate synthase large subunit, whose amino-acid sequence MALTTKSYKEPDEATKEKTITYTGAELLVQSFIDQEVDYIFGYPGGAVLPLYDAFYEGKVPHILTRHEQGAVHAAEGYARVTGKPGVVVVTSGPGATNTITGIADAMSDSIPLVVLTGQVHRPGIGKDAFQEADLLSMTTPITKHNYQITDVKDIPKIIDEAFHIASTGRKGPVVIDFPKDIGVLETVEVSPRELNLPGYHINLTPEDKEIEQVIQMIRLAKKPIILAGAGVNHAEASKELTAFANKYKIPVVNTLLGLGSTPYSDPLFLGMGGMHGSYASNMALTECDLLINFGSRFDDRLASNPDEFAKDAKVIHVDIDPCEINKIIPTDLGIIADAKQTLEALLEYDAHELIHHEWYEHCLSNKATYPFRYDKPTDDFIKPQQAIEYIGKITNGDALVATDVGQHQMWVAQYYPFKTHGQIITSGGLGTMGFGIPAAMGAKFAHPDKTVVAFVGDGGFQMTNQEMAILNEFDNDIKIVLINNGALGMVKQWQDKFYSQRFSHSVFAGQPDFMKLSESYGVKAFMIDSNDKLESTLDEAFAHKGPALMEIRISPSEPVLPMVPSGQPNYKMEGVE is encoded by the coding sequence ATGGCACTAACTACTAAATCATACAAAGAACCAGATGAAGCAACTAAAGAAAAGACAATAACTTACACAGGGGCAGAATTACTTGTCCAATCCTTTATTGATCAAGAAGTCGATTACATCTTTGGATATCCTGGCGGTGCTGTCTTACCTTTATATGATGCCTTTTATGAAGGTAAAGTGCCTCATATTCTTACGAGACACGAGCAAGGTGCAGTTCACGCAGCTGAAGGATATGCAAGAGTTACCGGTAAACCAGGTGTTGTAGTCGTTACAAGTGGACCTGGTGCAACTAATACAATTACAGGAATAGCTGATGCTATGAGTGATTCAATTCCATTAGTTGTACTTACTGGACAAGTTCACAGACCAGGTATTGGTAAAGATGCTTTCCAAGAAGCGGATTTACTCTCTATGACAACACCTATTACAAAGCATAATTATCAAATTACAGATGTAAAAGATATTCCAAAGATTATTGATGAAGCATTTCATATTGCTTCAACTGGTCGTAAAGGTCCAGTTGTAATCGATTTTCCTAAAGATATCGGTGTTCTAGAAACAGTTGAAGTTTCTCCAAGAGAGCTTAATTTACCTGGATATCATATTAACTTAACGCCAGAAGATAAAGAGATTGAACAAGTTATCCAAATGATTCGTTTAGCTAAGAAACCAATTATACTTGCTGGGGCTGGTGTTAACCATGCAGAAGCGTCAAAGGAACTTACAGCATTTGCTAATAAATATAAAATTCCTGTTGTAAACACTTTGCTTGGATTAGGTTCTACCCCTTACTCTGACCCATTATTCTTAGGTATGGGCGGTATGCATGGTTCATATGCAAGTAACATGGCATTAACAGAATGTGATTTGTTAATTAACTTTGGAAGTCGATTTGATGATCGTCTAGCAAGTAACCCAGATGAATTCGCAAAAGACGCTAAAGTTATTCATGTAGATATCGATCCATGTGAAATTAACAAAATCATTCCTACAGATTTAGGTATTATTGCCGATGCAAAACAAACATTAGAAGCACTATTAGAATATGATGCTCATGAGCTTATCCATCATGAATGGTATGAACATTGTCTATCTAATAAAGCAACATATCCATTTAGATATGACAAACCAACTGATGACTTCATTAAGCCACAACAAGCAATTGAGTATATCGGAAAGATTACAAACGGAGATGCCCTTGTTGCAACTGACGTAGGTCAACATCAAATGTGGGTTGCACAATATTATCCATTTAAAACACATGGTCAAATTATTACAAGCGGTGGTTTAGGAACAATGGGCTTCGGTATTCCAGCTGCTATGGGTGCCAAGTTTGCACACCCTGACAAGACAGTTGTTGCCTTTGTTGGTGACGGTGGTTTCCAAATGACTAACCAAGAAATGGCCATTTTAAATGAATTTGATAATGACATCAAAATTGTATTAATCAACAATGGTGCTTTAGGTATGGTTAAACAATGGCAAGATAAATTTTATAGCCAACGTTTTTCTCATTCAGTATTTGCTGGGCAGCCTGACTTTATGAAGCTTTCTGAAAGCTATGGTGTTAAAGCTTTCATGATTGATTCTAACGACAAATTAGAATCTACACTTGATGAAGCATTCGCTCATAAAGGCCCAGCCTTAATGGAAATTAGAATTTCCCCTTCTGAACCAGTACTTCCAATGGTTCCAAGTGGACAACCAAACTACAAAATGGAGGGCGTTGAATAA
- the ilvA gene encoding threonine ammonia-lyase IlvA: MTLKTRLSAEDIEEAFLKLKDTVKQTPLEKDMYLSQKFDCNVYLKREDLQWVRSFKLRGAYYAINQLTDEERANGVSCASAGNHAQGIAFTAKQLEIKAVIFMPVTTPAQKINQVKFFGGEFVQIELIGDTFDDCLKHALDYTEQFGLSFIDPFDNINTIAGQGTIAKEIVDYAEEEDIKFDYCFAAIGGGGLISGVGTYLKDTIPTTQVIGVEPLGASSMAQSVKANKIVTLTDIDKFVDGASVGKVGQLTFEISKNVVDDFVAVDEGEVCSTILDMYSKQAIIAEPAGALSVTALNHYKNEIKGKNVICIVSGGNNDINRMKEIEERSLLFEDMKHYFIVNFPQRPGALREFVNEVLGPNDDITKFEYLKKSSQNTGSVIIGIQLKDHNDLDQLYKNVSEFDPKYIYINKNKMLYSLLI, from the coding sequence ATGACCTTAAAAACACGTTTAAGTGCTGAAGATATAGAAGAAGCATTTTTAAAATTAAAAGATACAGTAAAACAAACACCTTTAGAAAAAGATATGTATTTATCACAGAAGTTTGACTGTAATGTATATTTAAAAAGAGAAGATTTGCAATGGGTACGTTCCTTTAAATTAAGAGGTGCGTACTATGCAATTAATCAGTTAACAGACGAAGAACGAGCAAATGGCGTTAGTTGTGCGAGCGCAGGTAATCATGCACAAGGTATCGCATTCACGGCTAAACAACTCGAAATCAAAGCTGTTATATTTATGCCAGTAACAACACCAGCTCAAAAAATTAATCAAGTTAAATTTTTCGGTGGTGAATTTGTACAAATAGAATTAATTGGCGATACTTTTGATGATTGCTTAAAACATGCGTTAGATTATACTGAACAATTTGGATTAAGCTTTATTGATCCATTCGATAATATTAATACAATTGCTGGTCAAGGTACGATCGCTAAAGAAATAGTAGACTATGCAGAAGAAGAAGATATCAAATTTGATTATTGCTTCGCTGCAATTGGTGGCGGTGGCTTAATTTCTGGAGTAGGCACTTATCTTAAAGATACAATACCTACTACACAAGTCATTGGTGTAGAACCACTTGGAGCAAGTAGTATGGCTCAATCTGTTAAAGCTAATAAAATTGTTACATTAACGGATATCGATAAATTTGTAGATGGTGCTTCAGTAGGAAAAGTTGGACAATTAACATTCGAAATTTCAAAAAATGTTGTTGATGATTTTGTGGCTGTAGATGAAGGTGAAGTATGTAGTACAATCCTAGATATGTACTCTAAACAAGCTATTATTGCAGAACCAGCTGGCGCATTAAGCGTCACTGCACTTAATCATTATAAAAATGAAATTAAAGGTAAAAATGTTATTTGTATTGTTAGTGGTGGTAACAATGATATTAACCGAATGAAAGAAATTGAGGAACGCTCACTTTTATTTGAAGATATGAAACATTACTTTATTGTTAACTTCCCACAAAGACCAGGAGCATTAAGAGAATTTGTTAACGAAGTACTTGGACCAAATGATGATATAACAAAATTTGAATACTTAAAAAAATCGAGCCAAAATACAGGTTCAGTTATTATAGGTATTCAACTAAAAGATCATAACGATTTAGACCAACTTTATAAGAACGTTAGCGAATTTGATCCTAAATACATCTATATTAATAAGAATAAAATGCTTTATTCATTGCTAATATAA
- the ilvN gene encoding acetolactate synthase small subunit: protein MKRTIKTQVLDRAGTLNRLTSIFVRRQYNIVSLSATPTETEGITNITFIVDVSDESSTETIIKQLEKQVNVISALDITDNNLFNRELILIKLGHPDDYQTFEKIIKPYEGQLTILKDLEDYIYIQAIGTHQTIENLLDDLKIYPVTQVSRTGSAGLL from the coding sequence ATGAAAAGAACAATTAAGACTCAAGTACTCGATAGAGCGGGTACACTCAACCGACTTACAAGTATTTTTGTAAGGAGACAATACAACATTGTTTCTCTTTCTGCAACGCCTACTGAAACAGAGGGCATCACAAATATTACATTTATTGTGGATGTTTCAGATGAAAGTAGTACAGAAACAATTATTAAGCAGTTAGAAAAGCAAGTAAATGTAATATCTGCCCTAGATATTACAGATAACAACCTATTTAATAGAGAACTTATTTTAATCAAGTTAGGACACCCTGACGATTATCAAACGTTCGAAAAAATCATTAAGCCTTATGAAGGTCAATTAACCATTTTAAAAGATTTAGAAGATTATATTTATATTCAAGCAATTGGAACCCATCAAACAATAGAAAATCTATTGGATGATTTAAAAATATATCCTGTGACACAAGTGTCACGAACAGGTTCTGCAGGATTACTATAA
- a CDS encoding 2-isopropylmalate synthase, with product MSDHIQIFDTTLRDGEQTPGVSFSFDERLKIAKQLEKWGVDVIEAGFPASSEGSFKSVESIAKALTTTAVCGLARCKKSDIDAVHESTKEAQHRHIHVFLATSPIHLEYKLKMTEEQVLASITENVTYAKTLFEKVQFSPEDATRTPLPFLIKAVQTAVDAGADIINIPDTVGYSYPTEYGQIFKTLIETIKSDHEVIYSSHCHDDLGLAVANALSAFENGARRVEGAINGIGERAGNTALEEIALALHVRQDHYNLSTNINLAETKNTSDMVSRYSGLRVPRNKAIVGQNAFSHESGIHQDGILKNPETYEIMTPQLVGVVKNSLPLGKLSGKHAFSEKLVELGYNLSPDEQVEVFKQFKSVADKKKQVTDRDIHAILQGSEHEENAYYKVNALQLQFVSNGLQSAVVVIEDKEGNTYKDSSIGSGSITSIYNAIDRIFDYTPELQQYRIESITEGTDAQAEVHVQVEFEDEVYTGIGIDYDILYASCKAYVEAHAKHSENKLKEGVKS from the coding sequence ATGTCAGACCATATTCAAATATTTGATACAACACTAAGAGATGGAGAACAAACACCAGGCGTCAGTTTTTCATTTGATGAACGCCTCAAAATTGCTAAACAACTAGAAAAATGGGGAGTCGATGTAATAGAAGCTGGCTTCCCCGCTTCTAGTGAAGGTAGTTTTAAATCAGTAGAAAGTATTGCTAAAGCATTAACAACAACTGCAGTTTGCGGATTAGCTAGATGTAAAAAGTCAGATATCGATGCTGTACATGAATCAACAAAAGAAGCACAACATAGACACATTCATGTTTTCTTAGCAACTAGCCCTATCCACTTGGAATATAAATTGAAAATGACTGAAGAACAAGTCTTAGCATCTATTACTGAAAATGTAACTTATGCAAAAACATTATTTGAAAAAGTTCAATTTTCACCTGAAGATGCTACAAGAACACCTTTACCATTTTTAATTAAAGCAGTGCAAACAGCAGTTGATGCTGGTGCAGATATTATCAATATTCCAGATACGGTTGGTTATTCTTATCCTACAGAATATGGTCAAATCTTTAAGACACTTATTGAAACAATTAAAAGTGATCATGAAGTGATATATAGTTCTCATTGTCACGATGATTTAGGTCTTGCTGTAGCAAATGCCCTATCTGCTTTTGAAAATGGTGCACGAAGAGTTGAAGGTGCAATTAATGGTATCGGTGAACGTGCTGGTAATACTGCTCTTGAAGAAATTGCACTTGCACTACACGTTAGACAAGATCATTACAACCTATCTACTAATATCAATCTAGCTGAAACTAAAAACACAAGTGACATGGTAAGTAGATATTCAGGTCTTCGAGTCCCTAGAAACAAAGCGATCGTTGGTCAAAATGCCTTCAGTCATGAATCTGGTATTCATCAAGATGGTATTTTGAAAAACCCAGAAACTTATGAAATTATGACACCTCAACTTGTCGGTGTTGTTAAAAATTCATTACCACTTGGTAAACTATCTGGTAAACACGCATTTAGTGAAAAGTTAGTTGAACTTGGATATAATCTCTCACCAGATGAACAAGTGGAAGTATTTAAACAATTCAAATCAGTCGCAGATAAGAAAAAACAAGTAACTGATCGAGATATACACGCTATCCTTCAGGGTAGTGAACATGAAGAAAATGCATACTATAAAGTAAATGCACTTCAACTTCAATTTGTATCGAATGGCTTACAAAGCGCTGTTGTCGTTATTGAAGATAAAGAAGGAAATACTTATAAAGACTCATCTATAGGTTCAGGTTCAATTACATCAATTTATAATGCAATTGATAGAATTTTTGATTACACACCTGAATTACAACAATATCGAATTGAATCTATTACAGAAGGTACGGATGCTCAAGCTGAAGTACACGTTCAAGTAGAATTTGAAGACGAAGTATATACAGGTATCGGTATTGACTACGATATCCTATATGCTTCTTGTAAGGCATATGTTGAAGCACATGCTAAACACAGTGAAAACAAATTGAAAGAAGGCGTAAAGTCATGA